From the Candidatus Zixiibacteriota bacterium genome, the window ATCACTACAGCATCAACTATTCTACCACTAGCTAGATTATCTTGCGTTATCATCTCCTGCTCTTTTGAGATGAGTAATAGAAGCTCCTCTAGAGCCTTTTTAATCTGTGCGTACTCTTTTGACAACACCTCGTGGTTAAAAACCATTGATATTCTCTTACTAAATTTCACATTCCTTTTTTCATCCATACGAGTATAGGGCACCTCTTCAGAAATGTAAGTTAGGAGATTACATAAAACTGGATATTGCTCTACAATTGCTGATGTCTTAATATTTAAAATTCTATAACGAATGAGTGCTTCGGTATTTGACATCTGTTGTTTCAATAATGGACAATCGTAAGCCAAAGTTATTCTTATCCAATTCTCGTCATTACTTTGATTAAAAGATAGAGTGCAGTTTTCAGTCCCAAGAGTCCTTAACTCTTTGTACCAATTTTCATCCATATTAGTAGGGATAATTTTGTTACAAGTCATCATTTCAAATAGACATTTTTCTACCTCCGCCAAGACATGTTTAGCGTTTTGCTTTATGACATCAACATCGTCCTCCTTGATTGGCCTGAAGTGAGCAAGAGAATTTCGAATAGCACCTATTTCATCTAATTTATTTTTAATAATCTCTTTGCTACCTAGGAAATATTTCCTGAAATATTTCCAATATGATTCAGAGGTTATCAAGCGTATAAGTTCACCACTTGTTAGATGTAGCATGGGACAGTTAATGGCATAACCAAGATATCCATAGGTGCTGGCCTGTGCCATCCTTTTTTTTGCAATAGATTTAATCGTGCTTTCTTCTGAATCATCACTTGTAATGTTTAGATCTAGCCATTTTTCGTGAAATTCATTTTTTAACACAGCATATACAAAGACACGAAGAGCATTTTCCACACGAAATAAGATTGTCAAAGTCTCATAATAATATAAAGGTAACCATTCTCCAGGTATGTCAATATTACGCCCTTCTTTTTCAACTGCTTTTTTCCAATCCATGTTAATTAGCTCCTTTATCTTAATTACTAAGACAAATTGCTTTTCTGTATATATCTAAAATATATGTAGTTTTGAACTTAGCAACAGGAAAAAACAGAAAAAGGAAAGGTTTTTAAAATTGGGCACTATCTAAATTTCTCTTG encodes:
- a CDS encoding Swt1 family HEPN domain-containing protein; amino-acid sequence: MDWKKAVEKEGRNIDIPGEWLPLYYYETLTILFRVENALRVFVYAVLKNEFHEKWLDLNITSDDSEESTIKSIAKKRMAQASTYGYLGYAINCPMLHLTSGELIRLITSESYWKYFRKYFLGSKEIIKNKLDEIGAIRNSLAHFRPIKEDDVDVIKQNAKHVLAEVEKCLFEMMTCNKIIPTNMDENWYKELRTLGTENCTLSFNQSNDENWIRITLAYDCPLLKQQMSNTEALIRYRILNIKTSAIVEQYPVLCNLLTYISEEVPYTRMDEKRNVKFSKRISMVFNHEVLSKEYAQIKKALEELLLLISKEQEMITQDNLASGRIVDAVVILNKLRGSGKDAFWSMDIGSLSTPVKENDSPEYWGSLGYVPSHFISDTDMYPWMPVKIGSYDLPF